A region from the Nitrososphaerales archaeon genome encodes:
- the hemB gene encoding porphobilinogen synthase gives MSDSSFPKVRLRRLRKNRKIRELFQEVRLSASDLIAPVFVQEGLSKPENIESLPGIMRLPLEHVTDEVRDSTSLGIPAVIVFGVPSKKDDIGTSAFDDSGIVQKAVSLIRKEIGDDVAIVTDVCLCQYTTKGHCGLVNDGMIDNDRSIEMLAKIAVSQARAGADIVAPSAMMDGQVKAIRQGLDDNGFIDVAIMSYSAKHASPLYAPFRDAAHSAPKFGDRRSYQLSYANPNEAMREIELDINEGADIVMIKPAISYLDLIYKAKHLFNVPLAAYSVSGEYALVKAAARQGMIDENAVIMELLTSIKRAGADMIITYFAKQVAGILKSS, from the coding sequence ATGAGCGATAGTTCATTCCCAAAGGTAAGGCTTCGCAGGTTAAGGAAAAATAGAAAGATTCGTGAGTTGTTTCAGGAAGTTCGTCTTTCTGCAAGTGATCTTATAGCCCCTGTATTTGTGCAGGAAGGCTTGTCAAAACCAGAAAACATTGAATCTCTTCCAGGTATAATGCGTTTGCCGCTAGAACATGTTACAGACGAGGTAAGAGACTCGACATCGTTAGGAATACCTGCGGTAATAGTCTTTGGCGTACCTAGCAAGAAGGATGACATCGGTACATCTGCATTTGATGACAGCGGCATAGTGCAGAAAGCAGTATCACTGATAAGGAAGGAGATCGGTGATGATGTTGCTATTGTAACTGATGTATGCCTGTGTCAATATACTACGAAGGGGCACTGCGGCCTAGTTAATGATGGTATGATAGACAACGATAGAAGTATTGAGATGCTGGCTAAGATAGCTGTAAGTCAAGCTAGGGCTGGTGCAGATATAGTTGCTCCCTCCGCAATGATGGATGGACAGGTAAAGGCTATTAGGCAGGGTCTTGATGACAATGGATTCATTGATGTTGCTATAATGTCCTATTCTGCCAAGCACGCTTCGCCGTTGTATGCCCCATTTAGGGATGCCGCACACTCTGCTCCAAAGTTTGGGGATCGAAGGAGCTACCAGTTATCATATGCAAACCCGAATGAGGCCATGCGTGAAATTGAACTCGATATTAATGAAGGTGCAGACATAGTTATGATCAAACCAGCTATCTCGTATCTGGATCTTATTTACAAGGCAAAACACCTATTTAATGTGCCATTGGCGGCGTATAGCGTATCCGGCGAGTATGCGTTGGTAAAAGCAGCTGCCAGGCAAGGCATGATAGACGAGAACGCTGTCATAATGGAATTACTAACATCAATAAAACGTGCTGGTGCTGATATGATTATAACGTACTTTGCTAAGCAGGTCGCGGGTATTCTGAAATCATCATGA
- a CDS encoding GRP family sugar transporter, translated as MVDYFGIAFALVAAASWGTYLVPVKKFGINNIFHTQGSIGIGAILFALAILPFYGSLTLDLGGMIAGAIWITASTLGIFAIKYIGLGRIALPVGSVIIITSFMWGLLFFHEQLSSLLLALAGIAMLVLGMFLVSVGVRKDKKDIRGYIITAIAGILWGSLFVPVRLFSDLESSFFSMSFTIFLIGIGILIATRRFRKTETLTGIVSGSIWNVGNVASFLAVAALGLTVGYPLTQLALLFNVSWGLIYFKEVLQRKSFTAMYIGVAVVIIGSVLLSASS; from the coding sequence ATGGTAGATTATTTTGGAATTGCGTTTGCACTTGTAGCAGCTGCTAGCTGGGGCACATATTTAGTTCCAGTTAAGAAATTCGGCATTAACAACATCTTCCACACGCAAGGATCTATTGGGATAGGGGCAATTCTTTTCGCTTTAGCTATACTTCCATTCTACGGCTCCTTAACTCTTGATCTTGGCGGTATGATAGCAGGCGCAATATGGATCACGGCTAGCACCTTAGGCATATTCGCTATCAAATACATCGGTCTAGGAAGAATAGCGCTACCGGTAGGTAGCGTAATAATCATAACATCGTTTATGTGGGGATTGCTTTTTTTCCATGAACAACTAAGCTCTCTTCTCCTGGCGCTTGCAGGAATAGCTATGCTCGTATTGGGAATGTTTTTGGTTTCTGTTGGCGTTAGGAAGGACAAAAAAGACATTAGAGGTTACATAATTACTGCAATCGCAGGCATTTTGTGGGGCAGCCTTTTTGTTCCTGTAAGATTGTTTAGCGATCTAGAATCGAGCTTCTTTTCAATGTCCTTTACCATATTCCTTATTGGGATAGGAATTCTGATCGCTACTAGGCGTTTCAGGAAGACGGAAACGCTTACTGGTATAGTTTCTGGATCAATCTGGAACGTAGGAAATGTAGCCAGCTTCCTTGCTGTCGCAGCGTTGGGTCTCACCGTAGGATATCCATTGACACAACTAGCATTACTATTCAATGTATCCTGGGGATTGATTTACTTTAAGGAAGTTTTGCAGAGAAAAAGCTTCACTGCAATGTATATTGGAGTAGCCGTAGTGATCATAGGTTCTGTGTTACTGTCCGCAAGCTCATGA